In Fluviicola taffensis DSM 16823, the following are encoded in one genomic region:
- a CDS encoding T9SS type A sorting domain-containing protein codes for MKKILFLFALLLSAANAQGQTHDWSPEIPTNPFGSSSSIMKSIMYQGKYYHFSDSMSYIRVTMYNPEVGSWKWLAVENTYISSFNRIEGELINDKVYLVAGGYTGLAMHQYNISTNQIIGYNSLIGTTSIVDNWIFKTNGDLDKLIVMYNDNGGLNICTFNTNTLDWNSSTYISPILDPSGNSYASNYLIHFSNASIYYGVSGNANNRLAVAPLNTPTALSYYNPSGANDGRLKNILGTNFVNGSYFLVGNGQNPPLIYMRNYANQTTYEKTLSGTNNVQLDTGTDQALLFNIDSSYSATTQNASYSFLTSNFAAAGNNTFGDAFVFRKDWGTGLWDTLGIQIPLTAGANKFFKISMDAGGQHLVTNYHNDGGEYNSIFNTKSEINPSSIVPTTGTCPNHQNLIYHALEFYDDNKDGPLKILNLIDQSGTITGMTAQLIYFDNTTSPALTKYAIYGNIGASAGNALIQFQLFDGYSIKNISLPSLTVGTTTAPVVNFTSTPLNLCSNDNLIDLTNYVNYYDHGTFSINGTPVVGTTIDGTVVSLGFTSGGITLNDEINGCIVTTSTSLTFPVLGSATIVSTPSTCGATTGTATVTFTAGSSANYNLEWSTGETTTTISNLAPGPYYYSATDDYNCHFTGATSVNATGITITPTITNVSCNGLNNGSISIAIVNPNAYHFVWSNGYGTSTISNLAPGNYSVNVWDDNGCQVSGSYIVTQPAAITGSLFATEPSCGATDGSIGSFINGAGTLNYNWVGMGQTTPTLNNVGHGFYTLQVMDGNGCVKEFTYQLDDYQAVNINTSILNATCNQTNGGVTVNFVLDPNGGTTANSWSWSNGTTTQSNFNLASGSYTITATSGSISQPCYSEKTVIIGTRAPLAQPICLVTVDTATTTNLVVWEKTETSGISHYNIYRESDLAGNYLLIDTVHADNLSYFNDVVASPMNRSWRYKMSAVNACGTESPISTEHKTLHLNTILNVGNGSFDVLWDDYEGSGNVAGYVVWRKTDQAIWQPASSTIPLGTSAYNDVPPPGSTGVDYYIEMLTNSPCTAEKAQDFNTTRSNRERGQFSAGDGVDGASSNGVDENYLNEIAMYPNPTYGAVTFVQNGTETITYRVTSLSGQVISTTTSSDSKIEIQLNDIQSGVYLVEISSSNSRIVKRISKY; via the coding sequence ATGAAAAAAATACTATTCTTATTTGCGCTGCTACTAAGCGCTGCAAATGCGCAGGGACAAACACATGATTGGTCTCCCGAAATTCCGACAAACCCATTTGGCTCTTCTAGCTCGATAATGAAGTCAATTATGTATCAAGGGAAATACTATCATTTCAGTGATTCAATGAGTTACATTCGTGTTACGATGTACAACCCAGAAGTTGGTTCTTGGAAGTGGCTAGCTGTTGAAAATACTTATATTTCTAGTTTCAATAGAATTGAAGGAGAATTAATTAACGACAAGGTGTATCTGGTTGCCGGGGGTTATACCGGATTAGCGATGCATCAATACAACATTTCTACCAATCAAATTATTGGTTATAATTCACTTATTGGAACCACTTCAATAGTTGACAACTGGATCTTTAAGACGAACGGTGATTTGGATAAATTAATTGTCATGTATAATGATAATGGTGGTCTCAACATTTGTACGTTTAATACCAATACCTTAGACTGGAACTCATCTACGTACATTAGCCCAATTTTAGATCCTTCTGGAAATTCTTATGCCTCCAATTATTTAATTCATTTTTCCAACGCTTCCATTTATTACGGTGTTTCTGGAAATGCAAACAACAGGCTTGCCGTAGCTCCATTAAATACACCAACAGCATTAAGTTATTACAACCCAAGTGGAGCAAATGACGGGCGACTAAAAAACATCTTAGGTACAAACTTTGTAAATGGCAGTTACTTTCTGGTTGGAAACGGTCAAAACCCACCACTTATTTATATGCGTAACTATGCGAATCAGACAACTTATGAGAAAACTCTCTCTGGAACAAATAACGTACAACTAGATACAGGAACCGACCAGGCACTGCTATTCAATATTGATAGCTCCTATTCTGCAACAACTCAAAATGCAAGTTATTCCTTTTTAACTTCCAATTTTGCTGCAGCTGGAAATAACACCTTTGGAGATGCCTTTGTATTTCGAAAAGATTGGGGAACGGGACTCTGGGATACTCTCGGGATTCAAATACCACTAACTGCTGGTGCAAATAAATTTTTTAAAATATCAATGGATGCTGGTGGTCAACACCTTGTTACAAATTATCACAATGATGGAGGTGAATACAACAGCATTTTCAATACCAAATCAGAAATAAATCCAAGTTCTATTGTCCCAACTACTGGTACCTGTCCAAATCATCAAAATTTGATTTACCATGCTTTGGAGTTTTACGATGACAACAAAGATGGTCCGCTTAAAATATTGAATTTAATTGATCAAAGTGGAACAATAACCGGAATGACAGCCCAGTTAATTTATTTCGACAACACCACATCTCCTGCCCTAACAAAATATGCGATTTATGGAAATATTGGTGCTTCTGCAGGAAATGCATTGATTCAATTTCAGCTTTTTGATGGGTATAGTATAAAAAACATTTCTTTACCATCATTAACTGTAGGTACAACAACTGCTCCCGTTGTAAACTTTACATCTACCCCTTTAAATTTGTGTAGCAATGATAACTTGATTGATTTGACAAACTATGTCAATTATTACGATCACGGTACTTTTTCAATCAATGGAACGCCAGTAGTCGGAACTACAATCGATGGAACTGTCGTTTCTCTAGGTTTTACTAGTGGAGGAATTACCTTAAATGACGAAATAAATGGATGTATTGTTACAACTTCTACATCACTTACTTTTCCTGTTTTGGGAAGTGCTACCATTGTTTCAACACCAAGTACTTGCGGAGCAACAACTGGAACTGCTACAGTAACATTTACCGCTGGATCTTCTGCGAATTACAATTTAGAATGGTCAACAGGTGAAACAACAACTACCATTTCTAATTTAGCGCCTGGACCTTACTATTACAGTGCAACAGACGATTACAACTGTCACTTTACTGGAGCAACATCTGTAAATGCAACGGGAATAACGATTACCCCAACAATTACCAACGTTTCTTGTAACGGGCTCAACAATGGTTCGATATCAATTGCTATTGTGAATCCTAATGCATACCATTTCGTCTGGTCAAATGGATATGGAACATCTACTATTTCGAATTTAGCACCCGGGAATTATTCTGTAAACGTATGGGATGACAATGGATGTCAGGTTTCAGGGTCGTATATTGTTACCCAACCAGCAGCAATCACTGGAAGTTTATTTGCAACCGAACCAAGTTGTGGTGCAACGGATGGAAGCATTGGTTCATTCATAAATGGTGCAGGAACTCTAAACTACAACTGGGTGGGAATGGGACAAACAACACCAACGTTAAACAATGTTGGACACGGATTTTACACATTACAAGTAATGGATGGAAACGGATGTGTCAAAGAATTTACCTATCAATTAGATGACTATCAAGCTGTAAACATCAACACATCCATTTTAAACGCGACTTGTAATCAAACGAATGGGGGAGTTACCGTTAATTTTGTTCTGGATCCAAATGGTGGAACTACAGCTAACTCTTGGTCGTGGTCAAATGGAACAACCACTCAAAGTAATTTCAATTTAGCTTCTGGTAGTTATACAATTACTGCCACAAGTGGTTCAATAAGCCAACCTTGTTACTCTGAAAAAACGGTTATAATTGGAACAAGAGCACCATTGGCTCAACCGATTTGTTTAGTAACTGTAGACACTGCAACAACCACAAATTTGGTGGTTTGGGAAAAAACAGAAACTTCAGGAATTAGTCATTACAATATTTACAGAGAATCTGATTTAGCTGGAAACTACTTGCTAATCGATACCGTACACGCTGATAATCTATCTTACTTTAATGATGTTGTGGCTTCACCTATGAATCGTTCATGGCGCTACAAAATGTCGGCAGTAAATGCGTGTGGTACTGAAAGTCCGATTTCTACCGAACACAAAACACTGCATCTAAATACGATATTGAACGTAGGAAATGGATCTTTTGATGTTCTTTGGGATGATTATGAAGGATCTGGAAACGTTGCAGGATATGTTGTTTGGAGAAAAACAGATCAAGCAATCTGGCAGCCAGCAAGTTCAACAATTCCACTTGGAACCTCTGCATACAATGATGTTCCTCCTCCAGGATCAACAGGAGTAGATTACTACATTGAGATGCTTACCAATTCTCCTTGTACTGCTGAGAAAGCACAAGATTTTAATACCACTCGTTCGAATCGTGAACGTGGCCAATTCTCAGCGGGTGATGGAGTTGATGGAGCATCATCCAATGGTGTCGATGAAAACTATTTGAATGAAATCGCGATGTATCCGAACCCTACTTATGGTGCTGTAACTTTCGTTCAAAACGGAACTGAAACAATCACTTATCGAGTGACTTCACTTTCTGGGCAAGTTATTAGCACCACAACAAGTTCTGATTCAAAAATCGAGATTCAATTGAATGATATTCAATCAGGTGTTTATTTGGTTGAGATTAGCTCTTCTAATTCCAGAATTGTAAAAAGAATTAGTAAGTACTAA
- a CDS encoding T9SS type A sorting domain-containing protein yields the protein MKKLLTLFVVFISTFSFSQSWNFIGSSTGIATASEVDIEISTSGVLFAAYIDGSNSNKITVRKWNNGAWQLVGTAGISSPNASAIRLILYNETPIVAAKIDDTYDRIECHRFNGTTWTTLFNNYIQINAVTYISKDFDISCNSVGDVFLTYYNPDYQTFSHEGLITLKSGSPTIIGAVNIDENSEYLSAVSCVATTGNNVLSLFEADMDMDYGINISTISTSTYSNDTYEYGTDAKKIILEKGLNSSLYSCSHMTDQYNQRTLAYRAFNGVSTLGTPLNIVSSSPNLVDYDLVTDGTTGYVFYRNGTTNFFRSFTAGLTPGTLSTITSGATLAPTDATSHSAETYNGIHVIAYISGGKFYVKEYNQAANIEDYDYFAMCEGTAFNNSASNSIYLLDPNYSQANLGMTVTSQNVSVIPNSAVSVSGSGLNYSVFITNTNDVTSPTTVDLQFILVENGVNVDTLLIPIVVNPKPIIAFNNTTSSICENANPVNLNPIASPTGGSWSGNGVVNNTFYPSYPTGSTVVLTYSKTNQYGCTSSGNTQVTINQTPDLNVTTNTSNCNQNTGTASVAITNGLSPYAIYWSTGSTLSSVSNLSSGQYLVSVTDANGCLSTSTAMVGSNGLSQTGITTGASCYGSTNGAINVTVSGGVAPLVYAWSSGATTEDITGCVGGPYELTITDASGCVSTATYVVQEPQQIMLNQMTVTQPACSATNGQAVASFNGGTAPFTYAWTNAVGTAIGGNSGTLTNIGAGTFTCTLTDVNGCTFSTSALVSNNFGPTLAIDTIIDASCSNNGQIQLTVISGNPTAYLWTNGAITQNITNLSPGNYSVSVAGASGCITVLGGTVGSTLPDPVELCLVTVDSVTNTNLVVWEKPISSSIDHFNIYRETSQAGLYQLVGTVNYTDESVYNDLVASPNVRSWRYKISSVDACGTESAMSLNHKTIHLVISHGLGNDINLFWDGYEGFSYPNFVLKRHTNADGWTTLTTMPNNLFTYTDQPNSTDGLYYVVTVNAPSICNATKAAQDFNTTRSNRDNRLSTGQVNSISELIDQAISIYPNPTNSILHVDNTSNQLINAQILDQAGRIISIVTIVPGQTKIDCGKLAGGMYSLELLSQGAKTLKRFVIEK from the coding sequence ATGAAAAAACTACTTACACTATTTGTTGTTTTTATTTCTACCTTTTCCTTTTCTCAGAGCTGGAATTTTATTGGAAGTTCAACTGGAATTGCCACTGCTTCTGAAGTTGATATTGAGATTTCCACTAGCGGAGTTCTCTTCGCTGCATATATTGATGGAAGCAATTCCAATAAAATTACAGTTCGCAAATGGAATAACGGTGCCTGGCAATTAGTCGGTACTGCCGGAATTTCGAGTCCTAACGCTTCAGCAATACGGCTTATTTTATATAATGAAACGCCAATTGTTGCCGCAAAAATAGATGACACTTACGATCGTATTGAATGCCATCGATTCAATGGAACTACTTGGACAACATTATTTAATAATTATATTCAAATCAATGCGGTTACTTATATAAGCAAAGATTTTGATATTAGTTGTAATAGTGTGGGAGATGTCTTTCTAACCTACTATAATCCTGATTATCAGACTTTTAGTCACGAGGGGTTAATTACATTAAAATCTGGAAGTCCCACTATTATTGGAGCTGTAAATATTGATGAAAATAGTGAGTATCTAAGTGCTGTTTCCTGTGTTGCAACCACAGGAAACAATGTGCTTTCTCTTTTTGAAGCAGATATGGATATGGACTATGGGATCAATATAAGCACGATTTCCACTTCTACTTATTCAAATGATACTTATGAATATGGTACGGATGCTAAAAAGATCATACTCGAAAAGGGTTTGAACAGCTCCCTCTATTCTTGTAGTCACATGACGGACCAATATAATCAAAGAACACTTGCTTACAGAGCATTCAATGGAGTTTCTACATTAGGTACACCATTAAATATTGTATCTAGTTCTCCAAATCTGGTAGATTATGATTTGGTTACGGATGGTACAACCGGATATGTTTTTTATAGAAATGGAACAACCAATTTCTTCCGTTCATTTACAGCAGGATTGACACCTGGAACATTGTCTACAATAACCTCAGGGGCAACTTTAGCACCTACAGACGCAACATCCCATTCAGCTGAAACATATAATGGTATCCATGTGATTGCATACATTAGCGGTGGAAAATTCTATGTAAAAGAATATAATCAAGCTGCAAACATTGAAGACTATGATTATTTTGCAATGTGTGAAGGAACTGCATTTAATAACAGCGCGAGCAATAGTATTTATTTACTAGATCCCAACTATAGTCAGGCAAACTTGGGCATGACAGTTACCTCTCAAAACGTTTCAGTGATTCCAAACTCAGCGGTATCCGTTTCTGGTTCAGGATTAAACTATTCTGTTTTTATAACAAACACTAATGATGTTACAAGTCCAACTACAGTAGATTTACAATTTATTCTTGTTGAAAACGGAGTAAACGTAGATACACTATTGATTCCTATCGTAGTTAATCCGAAACCTATCATTGCCTTTAACAATACTACTTCAAGCATTTGTGAAAATGCAAATCCCGTGAACTTAAATCCAATTGCTTCACCAACTGGTGGAAGTTGGTCCGGTAATGGAGTGGTGAATAACACATTTTATCCTTCTTATCCAACTGGTTCCACTGTAGTATTAACTTATTCTAAAACCAATCAATACGGTTGTACAAGTTCAGGTAATACGCAGGTTACAATCAATCAAACACCAGATTTAAATGTCACAACAAACACTTCTAATTGTAATCAAAATACTGGAACAGCTTCTGTAGCAATAACCAATGGACTTTCACCTTACGCAATTTATTGGAGTACTGGATCAACTCTATCAAGTGTGTCAAATTTATCATCTGGGCAATATCTTGTTTCGGTGACTGATGCTAATGGCTGTCTTTCTACTTCAACAGCAATGGTTGGATCAAATGGTCTTTCTCAAACGGGCATTACCACAGGAGCATCATGCTACGGATCAACAAATGGCGCAATTAATGTGACTGTTTCTGGAGGTGTAGCACCACTTGTTTATGCTTGGTCAAGTGGCGCAACAACTGAAGATATCACCGGATGTGTCGGTGGACCATACGAGTTAACTATTACAGATGCTTCAGGATGCGTTTCTACGGCAACTTATGTTGTACAAGAACCACAACAAATTATGCTCAACCAAATGACAGTAACTCAACCAGCTTGTTCAGCAACAAACGGACAAGCAGTAGCTTCATTCAATGGTGGAACAGCTCCTTTTACATATGCTTGGACAAATGCGGTTGGAACTGCAATTGGAGGAAACAGTGGAACACTTACAAACATTGGCGCAGGAACTTTTACATGTACTTTAACGGATGTAAACGGATGTACTTTTAGTACATCTGCTTTAGTTTCCAATAATTTTGGTCCCACTTTAGCAATTGATACGATTATTGATGCTTCTTGTTCAAATAATGGGCAAATTCAATTAACAGTAATTTCTGGAAACCCAACAGCCTATTTGTGGACAAATGGAGCTATTACTCAAAACATTACAAATTTGAGTCCTGGTAATTATTCTGTTTCAGTTGCAGGAGCATCAGGATGTATAACCGTTTTGGGAGGAACAGTTGGATCGACACTTCCAGATCCTGTTGAACTTTGCTTGGTAACTGTAGATTCAGTTACAAATACCAACTTAGTAGTTTGGGAAAAACCTATCTCTTCTAGTATCGATCATTTCAACATTTACCGCGAAACCTCTCAAGCTGGTTTATACCAATTAGTAGGAACTGTTAATTATACAGATGAATCTGTTTACAATGACCTAGTGGCTTCTCCAAATGTTCGTTCATGGAGATACAAAATCTCTTCTGTAGATGCCTGCGGAACAGAATCAGCTATGAGCTTGAATCATAAAACCATTCATCTAGTGATCAGTCATGGTTTAGGAAACGACATCAATTTGTTCTGGGATGGTTACGAAGGATTCAGTTATCCTAACTTTGTTTTGAAAAGACATACAAATGCGGATGGTTGGACAACATTAACCACCATGCCAAACAACTTATTTACTTATACAGATCAACCAAATTCAACAGACGGGTTGTATTATGTAGTAACGGTTAACGCACCAAGTATTTGCAATGCAACGAAAGCTGCTCAGGATTTCAATACGACAAGATCGAATCGCGATAATCGCCTTTCAACTGGACAAGTAAACTCCATTTCAGAATTGATAGACCAAGCGATTAGCATTTATCCAAATCCAACAAATTCAATTCTACATGTAGACAATACTTCCAATCAATTGATTAACGCTCAAATCCTTGATCAGGCTGGAAGAATCATTTCAATTGTAACGATTGTTCCTGGTCAAACCAAAATTGATTGTGGAAAACTTGCTGGAGGAATGTACAGTTTAGAACTCTTATCGCAAGGAGCTAAAACACTGAAACGGTTTGTGATAGAAAAATAA
- a CDS encoding PhoH family protein, whose product MAKKNKLFVLDTSVLLHDHDAIMHFERHDVAIPITVLEELDKFKIGNDTKNFSAREVIRFIDRISLTGGLQQWITLGPNLGSFKVLLDSQPKGVDAEIVYGVGKNDHKIINATLAVKEQEPKKEVILVTKDINLRIKAKALGILAEDYETGKVHSNELEQTSSSTIEGIDSETIKQLFLKGTIDEDGILGNQKIANGYYILKNGKSSGLAYFDPHTSTLQRVEKEYTSGIKPKNAEQAFAINALMNNDIKLVALQGVAGTGKTLLALAAALEQHKLFQQIILARPLVPLSNKEIGFLPGDAKDKIGPYMEPLWDNLKFIKSQFGENEKRHKHIVEMEESGRILITPLAFIRGRSLSNILFIVDEAQNLTPHEVKTIITRAGEGTKIVFTGDVHQIDTPYLDENSNGLAYLIDRLKGQNLFAHVRLEKGERSELANLANDLL is encoded by the coding sequence ATGGCTAAAAAGAATAAACTATTTGTATTAGACACTTCTGTACTACTACACGACCACGATGCAATCATGCACTTTGAAAGACATGATGTTGCCATTCCAATTACCGTTTTGGAGGAATTGGACAAGTTCAAAATCGGAAATGACACCAAAAATTTCTCCGCGCGTGAAGTCATTCGTTTTATTGATCGTATTTCTTTAACTGGCGGTTTACAACAGTGGATTACTTTAGGGCCTAATTTAGGTTCATTCAAAGTATTACTCGATTCACAGCCAAAAGGCGTTGATGCGGAGATCGTTTATGGTGTTGGGAAAAATGACCACAAAATTATCAACGCAACTCTTGCAGTAAAAGAGCAAGAACCTAAAAAAGAAGTTATTCTCGTTACCAAGGATATCAACTTGCGAATCAAGGCAAAGGCTTTGGGAATTTTAGCAGAAGACTATGAAACGGGAAAAGTACATTCAAACGAACTAGAGCAAACATCGAGTTCAACCATTGAAGGGATAGATTCGGAAACCATCAAACAACTATTCTTAAAAGGAACCATTGATGAAGATGGAATTCTTGGAAATCAAAAAATTGCCAACGGATATTATATTCTAAAAAACGGAAAAAGTTCTGGATTAGCCTATTTTGATCCACACACATCTACTCTTCAACGCGTCGAAAAAGAATATACTTCTGGCATTAAACCAAAAAATGCAGAGCAAGCTTTTGCAATCAATGCGTTGATGAATAATGATATAAAACTGGTGGCTTTGCAGGGTGTTGCTGGAACAGGTAAAACATTACTTGCACTTGCTGCCGCATTGGAACAACACAAATTGTTTCAGCAAATCATTTTAGCTCGTCCATTGGTTCCTCTTTCCAACAAAGAAATAGGTTTCCTTCCTGGTGATGCAAAAGACAAAATTGGACCTTACATGGAACCGCTTTGGGACAATTTAAAATTTATCAAATCACAATTTGGAGAAAACGAAAAACGCCACAAACACATTGTTGAGATGGAAGAAAGTGGGCGCATTTTAATTACTCCTTTGGCTTTCATTCGCGGAAGAAGTTTGTCCAATATTTTGTTCATTGTAGATGAAGCCCAGAACTTAACTCCACACGAAGTAAAAACAATCATTACGCGTGCAGGAGAAGGAACAAAAATTGTATTCACGGGTGATGTTCATCAAATTGATACTCCTTATTTAGATGAAAATAGTAATGGTTTGGCTTATCTCATCGACCGATTAAAAGGGCAGAATTTATTTGCTCATGTTCGATTAGAAAAAGGAGAACGCTCTGAATTGGCAAATTTGGCGAATGATTTATTGTAG
- a CDS encoding DUF1003 domain-containing protein, with protein sequence MMQEQMGELSDLDKTVLATLSEKKLISDQLEDDISTDTFGQRIADKVATFGGSWTFIISFMTFLLIWIAFNAFILLNKGFDPYPFILLNLILSCLAALQAPVIMMSQNRQEEKDRERAKKDYMVNLKSEVEIRLLHDKIDHLIIHQQQELLEMQKIQLDTMKDLLLKHTKGEKE encoded by the coding sequence ATGATGCAAGAACAAATGGGTGAATTATCCGATTTGGATAAAACAGTTTTAGCAACATTGAGTGAAAAGAAACTCATTTCGGATCAGTTAGAAGATGATATTTCAACCGACACTTTTGGTCAACGAATTGCAGATAAAGTAGCAACTTTTGGAGGAAGTTGGACTTTTATCATCTCTTTTATGACCTTTTTGTTGATTTGGATAGCTTTCAATGCATTCATATTACTCAACAAAGGATTCGATCCCTATCCTTTTATCCTTTTGAACCTAATTCTATCTTGTTTGGCGGCACTTCAAGCTCCTGTAATCATGATGAGTCAGAATAGACAAGAAGAAAAAGACCGGGAACGCGCAAAGAAAGATTACATGGTCAACCTGAAATCCGAAGTTGAAATCCGTTTGCTCCACGATAAAATCGATCACCTCATCATTCACCAACAGCAAGAATTACTCGAAATGCAAAAAATTCAATTGGATACCATGAAGGATTTATTGTTAAAACACACAAAAGGCGAAAAAGAATGA
- a CDS encoding oxygenase MpaB family protein: MIPSRFYYPSPGFSIYWKSGNGKNLAEKLIGKLPEKTEIEAFIPRLFETDSLADQVIREVYQVHGFKQADSWIEALLANKQAECPESLIQLVNQTLETPSWLNAELLESGACLCRRSGSIGLMVLRNYCLMGGYESSAINKPLVFTGALKKGAAKRLTETTEFWVSIVGENAITNPQIGLKECLKIRLMHAYARVSILDEGKWQEADWGAPLNQWDMLATNLGFSIIFLDGLRKLGIKPTEEEIQGLFHFWKYVGSLLGTPAETFPETESDAIRAIYAWTITQAPADDDTIALAKALTLEPIDGPFPSRNWEKKLVYKTHLGYNWFFLGKTSCQTMQLPKTSWQIYPHIQRFFVRLAQPFVHWSGKSYHRSILCNRKAQIKVVNAYLKSHGRKTITDK, encoded by the coding sequence ATGATTCCTTCAAGGTTTTATTATCCTTCACCAGGCTTTTCAATTTATTGGAAATCAGGAAATGGGAAGAATCTTGCTGAAAAATTAATCGGAAAACTTCCCGAAAAGACAGAAATTGAAGCCTTTATTCCGCGGTTGTTTGAAACAGATTCATTGGCAGATCAGGTGATTCGAGAAGTATATCAAGTACATGGATTCAAACAAGCAGATTCTTGGATCGAAGCATTATTAGCCAATAAACAAGCAGAATGTCCAGAGAGTTTAATCCAGTTGGTGAATCAAACACTAGAAACTCCTTCTTGGTTGAATGCAGAATTACTCGAATCTGGTGCGTGTTTGTGTCGAAGATCTGGTTCAATCGGGCTCATGGTTTTGCGCAATTACTGTTTAATGGGAGGTTATGAATCTTCCGCTATCAACAAACCGCTTGTTTTTACAGGAGCGCTAAAAAAGGGCGCTGCTAAGCGCTTAACAGAAACTACCGAGTTCTGGGTTAGCATTGTTGGTGAAAACGCTATTACAAACCCTCAAATAGGCCTAAAAGAATGCTTGAAGATTCGTTTGATGCATGCGTATGCACGAGTGAGTATTTTGGATGAAGGTAAATGGCAAGAAGCAGATTGGGGAGCTCCTTTAAATCAGTGGGACATGCTTGCCACAAACCTGGGTTTCTCTATCATCTTTTTAGATGGTCTGCGAAAATTAGGGATTAAACCAACTGAAGAAGAAATTCAAGGCTTATTTCATTTCTGGAAATATGTCGGATCTTTATTAGGAACTCCAGCAGAAACCTTTCCTGAAACAGAATCGGATGCCATTCGTGCAATTTATGCCTGGACAATTACACAAGCTCCAGCAGATGATGATACCATTGCATTAGCAAAAGCACTAACATTGGAGCCTATTGACGGACCTTTTCCATCTCGGAATTGGGAAAAGAAACTGGTTTACAAAACACATTTGGGATACAATTGGTTCTTCCTTGGAAAAACTTCGTGTCAAACGATGCAATTACCAAAAACTTCCTGGCAAATATATCCGCACATTCAGAGATTCTTTGTACGTTTAGCACAACCTTTTGTTCACTGGTCTGGAAAAAGCTACCATCGTTCGATTCTCTGCAACCGAAAAGCTCAAATAAAAGTTGTAAACGCGTATTTGAAAAGCCATGGAAGAAAAACGATCACTGATAAATGA